Proteins encoded together in one Pseudomonas sp. Seg1 window:
- a CDS encoding acetyltransferase, whose translation MKMYLLGAANPEAVRMLHAVKRSTPNIEFAFLDNDPRKHGTLFHGVPVLGGSELVGELNGEDVRFVNLITGSTRLRYETTCQLVDAGARLGQFVHPGIDLSMIRMGQGSYLQEGVLMQAEVTLGDNTSISAGSVVGHEGQIGHSVFMAPGVCIAGCVEIGDGTFIGTNATILPRLRIGRWVTIGAGAVVTRDVPDFSVVVGNPARIIKTNAVPYPDARVFR comes from the coding sequence GTGAAGATGTATCTGCTGGGGGCGGCCAACCCGGAAGCGGTGCGCATGCTGCACGCCGTCAAGCGCAGCACGCCGAACATCGAATTCGCTTTTCTGGACAACGATCCGCGCAAGCACGGCACGCTGTTTCACGGGGTGCCGGTGCTCGGCGGGTCCGAACTCGTCGGCGAGCTTAATGGCGAGGACGTGCGCTTCGTCAATCTGATCACCGGCAGTACCCGGTTACGCTACGAAACCACCTGCCAGTTGGTCGACGCCGGTGCGCGACTCGGCCAGTTCGTTCATCCGGGTATCGACCTGAGCATGATCCGCATGGGGCAGGGCAGTTACCTGCAGGAAGGCGTGCTGATGCAGGCCGAAGTGACACTGGGCGACAACACCAGCATCAGCGCCGGCAGTGTCGTGGGGCATGAAGGGCAGATCGGCCACTCGGTGTTCATGGCGCCGGGCGTGTGTATCGCAGGTTGCGTGGAAATCGGTGACGGGACCTTTATCGGCACCAACGCCACGATCCTGCCGCGCTTGCGCATCGGGCGGTGGGTGACCATCGGTGCCGGTGCGGTCGTGACCAGGGATGTTCCGGATTTTTCGGTCGTGGTGGGCAATCCCGCCAGGATCATCAAGACCAACGCAGTGCCTTACCCGGACGCCAGAGTGTTCAGGTAA
- a CDS encoding cephalosporin hydroxylase family protein, giving the protein MNPHEQFREEVKANIEGLQQDKALQTESLDWVGTTARHKYTYNFSWMGRPIIQFPQDMVAMQEIIWNLRPDVIVETGIAHGGSLVFYASILELIGHGEVLGIDIDIREHNREAIEAHPMFKRISMIQGSSIDTAIVDQVRERVQGKKVLVVLDSNHTHEHVLEELRLYAPLVSVGSYCVVMDTVVEDMPADAFPDRPWGKGDNPKTAVWAYLEENRDFEIDQSIHSKLLITVAPDGYLRRVR; this is encoded by the coding sequence ATGAATCCGCATGAACAGTTTCGCGAAGAAGTAAAAGCCAACATCGAAGGCCTGCAGCAAGACAAGGCCTTGCAGACCGAGTCCCTGGACTGGGTCGGCACCACGGCCAGACACAAGTACACCTACAACTTCAGCTGGATGGGCCGGCCGATCATTCAGTTCCCGCAGGACATGGTTGCGATGCAGGAAATCATCTGGAACCTGCGTCCGGACGTGATCGTCGAGACGGGCATCGCCCACGGCGGTTCGCTGGTGTTCTATGCCTCGATTCTGGAACTGATCGGGCATGGCGAAGTGTTGGGCATCGACATCGATATCCGCGAGCACAATCGCGAAGCGATCGAAGCGCACCCGATGTTCAAACGCATCAGCATGATCCAGGGTTCGAGCATCGACACCGCGATCGTCGATCAGGTGCGCGAGCGTGTGCAGGGCAAAAAAGTCCTGGTGGTGCTGGACTCCAACCACACCCACGAGCACGTCCTCGAAGAGCTGCGCCTGTATGCACCACTGGTTTCGGTGGGCAGTTATTGCGTGGTCATGGACACCGTGGTCGAAGACATGCCGGCCGATGCTTTCCCGGATCGTCCGTGGGGCAAGGGTGACAACCCGAAAACCGCAGTGTGGGCTTACCTGGAAGAAAACCGCGATTTCGAGATCGATCAGTCGATTCACAGCAAATTGCTGATCACAGTCGCGCCGGATGGTTATCTGCGTCGCGTGCGTTAA